The sequence GCTTCTCCCCCTCGACCTCATCCATCACCAGGCGGTTGGGGTTCGGTTCGTAAAGCGTCGTCGGCAGGGAGACGAAGGCGACCTTGCCCAGGTCCACGTTCTTCAGCCGGTCGGCCAGCGCCAGGAGCTTCGACACGTCGGTGAGCCCCTCGTCAACGGTCAGGTTGCGGGCAATGGCGTCGGCGATGTTGTAAAGGCGCGGCACGTTGGTCAGCGTCCCCTCGGAAGTGAGCTTGCGCGCCATGGACGCCAGGAAGCTTTGCTGGGCGCGGATCCGGCCGCGGTCGCCGCCGTCGCCGAAGGCGTGGCGGGTACGGAGGAACGCCAGCGCCTGCTCGCCCTGCACTTCGCTGATGCCGGCGGGCAGCGTCAGCTTGGAGTAGGTGTCGTTGATCGGCTCATTGACGCAGACCTGCACGCCGCCGATGACGGTCGACAGTTCCTTGACCGCGTTGAAGTCGGCCATCATGAAATGGTCGATCTCCATGCCGGTGAGCTGGTTGATCGCCGCGACGGTGCAGCCGGCACCGCCGTAGCTCAGCGCCATGTTGAGCTGGGCGGACTGCTGCTCGGGGTAGATCTCGCCGGTCTGCGGATCCTCGCAGGCGGGGATGTCGGTGAGGAGGTCCCGGGGCAGGCTCACGACGGTGACCCGCTGGCGGTCCGCGGAGAGGTTCATCAGCATCATGACGTCGGAATTGCCCTTGCCGTCCGACGACGGGTCACGGCCGTACGAACCGCCGGTCTTGGCCCGGGAATCCGTGCCCAGGATCAGGATCTGCACCGGATCTGTGCTCAGGTCGACCGGCAGGCCCTGGGCCTCCGTGCCGAGGTTCAGCGGCTCCGTCGTC is a genomic window of Arthrobacter sp. Marseille-P9274 containing:
- a CDS encoding LCP family protein; translation: MRSGKRFTWLKIVSAVLACALVAGLGVIVVKVVGLRASLTTEPLNLGTEAQGLPVDLSTDPVQILILGTDSRAKTGGSYGRDPSSDGKGNSDVMMLMNLSADRQRVTVVSLPRDLLTDIPACEDPQTGEIYPEQQSAQLNMALSYGGAGCTVAAINQLTGMEIDHFMMADFNAVKELSTVIGGVQVCVNEPINDTYSKLTLPAGISEVQGEQALAFLRTRHAFGDGGDRGRIRAQQSFLASMARKLTSEGTLTNVPRLYNIADAIARNLTVDEGLTDVSKLLALADRLKNVDLGKVAFVSLPTTLYEPNPNRLVMDEVEGEKLFSILRADGDVTATAEEKPSASPSPGPGDDASTPATPEPEALPFDPATQPVEVVNSSGAKDRGAELAEQLQALGYVLASGTETEKTNPATQIFYSSGFEAVANQLAKELNVPKASVLSSESSYGVRIAVGSDFTTGKKLKATGGVGGNLRGQTADQVTCQGSGGF